A stretch of the Peromyscus leucopus breed LL Stock chromosome 10, UCI_PerLeu_2.1, whole genome shotgun sequence genome encodes the following:
- the Znf644 gene encoding zinc finger protein 644 isoform X3: MKLFLHRDVNKPKFRLNVLNDLAINMDDLKINTDITGAKEELQDDSNFISEKDSGVHKPKDCQTSFQKNNSLTLSEELSEDKSEKALSGGQSALFIPAGAPAVSSENFTLPTGAVVNGPVSRSSLTKTSNMNEGSVSLTTGQPVDQPATEPCSTLKAAADLQLSAPQKASQHQVLFLLSDVAHTKNTAHSIKKLPTSALVGCDVPNSVGSSMKSESTLLNQVEVGEGNEGVLVKDDCVNTLAGISSGTDEFRPENDTNWDPQKEFIQFLMTNEETVDKPPVLPKVVGLEKKRKRKMDVSKITRYTEGGFSDSNCVPNKSKVLEVDFLGQNEEGQAIDSQKYTLSKVKPESADEDLESVDTFQHLVYNSDKCGEDNSPAHTRTLISTTLKKKCEESDCESPAAFSPEEPSFYPCTKCNVNFREKKHLHRHMMYHLDGNSHFRHLNVPRPYACRECGRTFRDRNSLLKHMIIHQERRQKLMEEIRELKELQDEGRSARLQCPQCVFGTNCPKTFVQHAKTHEKDKRYYCCEECNFMAVTENELECHRGIAHGAAVKCPVVSSDVTQRKTQKKTLMKDSVTGSSKKSATYLCKMCPFTTSARSILKKHMEYLHSPSCVDSLNPLGLDKRKSDILEESVDVDCTKPLVKQQSATFPKNSALKQDVKRTFASSSQSSNLSKFHKRPHRIQKARKSIAQSGVNACNQNGSPHKNVTVKSSTDQKPKYFHQAAKEKSNARANSSYLYRHKYENYRMIKKSGESYPLPFKKEVNSLNSLHLFSSSSNSHNNFISDPHNPDTKRPDHKRVAVKRVVKASKKESSGGEDLDSYPDFLHKMTVVVLQKLNSAEKKDSYETEDDSSWDNVELGDYTTQAMEGEAYSGLSQEHVNLLPLFKSKMESQGPGDSAALSYNQNDGFYFEYYEDGGTNSFLHEIHDPQHLENAETPLSKHNSVFHWTDLSLEKKSCPYCPATFETGVGLSNHVRGHLHRAGLSYEARHVVSPEQIATSDKMQHFKRTGAATPVKRVRKAVEKAETTSEHTCQLCGGWFDTKIGLSNHVRGHLKRLGKTKWDAHKSPICVLNEMMQNEEKYEKILKALNSRRIIPRPFVAQKLTSGDDFLSQNVLPLDEYRNGLKTEALSVSASEEEGLSFLNECDETKPELPSGKKNQSLTLIELLRNKRMGEERNSALSPQKIHNQTARKRFVQKCVLPLHEDSPLMYQPQKMDLTMHSALDCKQKKSRSRSGSKKKMLTLPHGADEVYILRCRFCGLVFRGPLSVQEDWIKHLQRHIVNANLPRTGAGMVEVTSLLKKPASITETSFSLLMAEAAS; encoded by the exons aCTAAATGTGTTAAATGATCTTGCCATCAATATGGATGATTTGAAGATAAACACCGATATTACTGGTGCTAAAGAAGAACTCCAAGATGACAGCAATTTTATCTCAGAGAAAGACAGTGGAGTTCATAAACCAAAAGATTGTCAGACATCATTTCAGAAAAACAATTCATTGACTCTGTCTGAAGAATTGTCAGAGGACAAATCAGAAAAAGCCTTAAGTGGAGGCCAGTCTGCTTTGTTTATACCTGCCGGCGCTCCTGCTGTTTCTAGTGAAAACTTTACCTTGCCTACAGGAGCTGTCGTTAATGGACCAGTTTCACGCTCCTCCTTAACAAAGACTTCCAATATGAATGAAGGTAGTGTTTCATTAACCACTGGACAGCCTGTGGATCAGCCAGCAACAGAACCTTGTTCAACGTTGAAGGCAGCAGCTGATCTTCAGCTGTCTGCACCACAAAAAGCAAGTCAACACCAAGTTCTGTTTTTGTTATCAGATGTAGCACATACTAAGAATACAGCCCATTCCATTAAAAAactacctacctctgctttagTTGGTTGTGATGTTCCGAATTCAGTAGGGAGCAGTATGAAGTCAGAGAGCACTTTACTAAATCAAGTAGAGGTGGGTGAGGGTAATGAAGGTGTATTGGTAAAAGATGATTGTGTCAATACATTAGCAGGAATTTCCTCAGGTACAGATGAATTTAGGCCAGAAAATGATACAAACTGGGATCCCCAAAAAGAGTTCATTCAGTTTCTTATGACTAATGAAGAAACAGTGGATAAACCTCCAGTTCTTCCTAAAGTAGTAGGTCTCGAAAAAAAGAGAAAGCGAAAAATGGATGTAAGCAAAATAACTCGTTACACAGAGGGTGGTTTTAGTGATTCTAATTGTGTACCCAATAAATCAAAAGTGCTAGAAGTTGACTTTCTGGGGCAGAATGAGGAGGGACAAGCAATAGATTCACAGAAATACACTTTGTCCAAAGTGAAACCGGAGTCTGCTGACGAAGACTTGGAGTCTGTGGATACTTTTCAGCATCTGGTTTATAACTCAGATAAATGTGGAGAAGATAATTCACCTGCTCATACTCGCACTTTGATTTCAACCACcttgaaaaagaaatgtgaagagaGTGACTGTGAGTCCCCCGCTGCCTTCAGCCCCGAAGAGCCGTCGTTCTACCCCTGCACGAAGTGCAACGTGAACTTCCGGGAGAAGAAGCACTTGCACAGGCACATGATGTACCACCTGGACGGGAACAGCCACTTCCGCCACCTTAACGTCCCGAGGCCGTACGCTTGCAGAGAGTGCGGACGGACGTTCCGGGACCGCAATTCGCTGCTGAAGCATATGATCATTCAccaggaaagaagacagaagcTGATGGAAGAAATTCGTGAACTGAAAGAACTCCAAGATGAAGGAAGAAGTGCGCGATTACAATGCCCTCAGTGTGTGTTTGGTACCAATTGCCCTAAGACGTTTGTGCAACATGCTAAAACGCATGAGAAAGACAAAAggtactattgctgtgaagagtgtAACTTCATGGCCGTGACAGAAAATGAACTGGAATGCCACCGAGGCATTGCCCATGGAGCAGCGGTGAAATGTCCTGTCGTCAGTTCCGATGTAACTcagaggaaaacacaaaaaaagacttTGATGAAAGACTCTGTTACAGGATCGTCCAAAAAGTCAGCTACATACCTATGTAAAATGTGTCCCTTTACCACTTCAGCCAGAAGTATTTTGAAAAAGCACATGGAGTATTTGCATTCCCCCTCGTGTGTTGATTCATTGAATCCTCTTGGACTTGACAAAAGAAAAAGTGACATCCTGGAGGAATCTGTAGATGTCGATTGCACTAAGCCATTAGTTAAACAACAGTCAGCCACATTTCCAAAGAACTCTGCTTTAAAACAAGATGTTAAACGAACATTTGCATCAAGCTCACAATCGAGTAATTTATCAAAATTTCATAAGCGGCCACATAGAATACAAAAAGCCCGGAAAAGTATTGCCCAGTCTGGTGTAAATGCATGCAATCAAAACGGCTCTCCTCACAAGAATGTTACGGTTAAAAGCAGCACTGACCAAAAGCCAAAGTATTTCCATcaagcagcaaaagaaaaatctaatgCCAGGGCAAATAGCAGTTATTTATATAGACACAAGTATGAAAACTACAGGATGATCAAAAAATCAGGTGAATCATACCCACTTCCTTTCAAAAAAGAGGTTAATTCATTAAACTCTTTACATCTGTTTTCATCATCAAGTAATTCtcataataattttatttcagacCCTCATAACCCAGACACCAAAAGGCCAGATCACAAGCGTGTAGCCGTAAAAAGAGTAGTTAAGGCTTCCAAGAAGGAAAGTTCTGGTGGAGAAGACTTGGATAGCTATCCTGATTTTCTGCATAAAATgactgttgttgttttgcaaaAGCTTAACTCTGCTGAAAAGAAAGATAGTTATGAAACGGAAGATGACAGTTCCTGGGACAATGTGGAGCTAGGTGATTACACTACACAGGCCATGGAAGGGGAAGCCTACAGTGGTCTTAGTCAGGAGCATGTGAACTTGTTGCCCCTATTTAAAAGCAAGATGGAAAGCCAAGGTCCTGGAGACAGTGCTGCCCTCAGTTACAATCAGAACGACGGCTTTTATTTTGAGTACTATGAAGACGGGGGCACCAACAGCTTTTTACACGAGATACACGATCCTCAGCATTTGGAAAACGCAGAAACGCCTTTGTCAAAGCATAACTCGGTTTTTCACTGGACTGATTTGTCCCTCGAGAAGAAGTCTTGTCCTTATTGCCCAGCAACATTTGAAACAGGTGTTGGGCTGTCCAACCACGTCCGAGGACACCTTCATAGAGCAGGGTTAAGCTATGAAGCCCGGCACGTTGTGTCACCAGAACAAATAGCCACAAGTGACAAAATGCAGCATTTCAAAAGGACTGGCGCAGCGACGCCTGTGAAGCGAGTTAGAAAAG CTGTAGAGAAGGCTGAGACTACTTCTGAACACACTTGTCAGCTCTGTGGTGGTTGGTTTGACACAAAGATTGGGTTATCAAATCATGTCAGAGGCCATCTGAAAAGACTTGGGAAAACTAAGTGGGATGCTCACAAATCTCCAATCTGTGTTCTGAATGAGATGATGCAGAATGAAGAGAAGTATGAAAAGATTTTAAAGGCACTGAACAGTCGTCGCATTATTCCCAGACCATTTGTAGCTCAGAAACTCACATCAGGTGATGACTTCCTGTCTCAGAATGTTTTACCTCTTGATGAATATCGTAATGGCCTAAAGACAGAGGCTCTGTCAGTGTCTGCATCAGAGGAAGAAGGCCTGAGTTTCCTAAATGAATGTGACGAAACAAAACCTGAACTGCCCAGTGGAAAAAAGAACCAGTCTCTCACACTGATAGAACTTCTTAGAAACAAAAGAATGGGTGAAGAAAGGAATTCTGCTCTTTCTCCTCAGAAGATCCATAACCAGACAGCAAGAAAGAGATTTGTCCAGAAATGTGTTCTTCCATTACATGAAGACAGTCCCTTGATGTATCAACCACAAAAAATGGACTTGACTATGCACTCAG
- the Znf644 gene encoding zinc finger protein 644 isoform X4: MKLFLHRDVNKPKFRLNVLNDLAINMDDLKINTDITGAKEELQDDSNFISEKDSGVHKPKDCQTSFQKNNSLTLSEELSEDKSEKALSGGQSALFIPAGAPAVSSENFTLPTGAVVNGPVSRSSLTKTSNMNEGSVSLTTGQPVDQPATEPCSTLKAAADLQLSAPQKASQHQVLFLLSDVAHTKNTAHSIKKLPTSALVGCDVPNSVGSSMKSESTLLNQVEVGEGNEGVLVKDDCVNTLAGISSGTDEFRPENDTNWDPQKEFIQFLMTNEETVDKPPVLPKVVGLEKKRKRKMDVSKITRYTEGGFSDSNCVPNKSKVLEVDFLGQNEEGQAIDSQKYTLSKVKPESADEDLESVDTFQHLVYNSDKCGEDNSPAHTRTLISTTLKKKCEESDCESPAAFSPEEPSFYPCTKCNVNFREKKHLHRHMMYHLDGNSHFRHLNVPRPYACRECGRTFRDRNSLLKHMIIHQERRQKLMEEIRELKELQDEGRSARLQCPQCVFGTNCPKTFVQHAKTHEKDKRYYCCEECNFMAVTENELECHRGIAHGAAVKCPVVSSDVTQRKTQKKTLMKDSVTGSSKKSATYLCKMCPFTTSARSILKKHMEYLHSPSCVDSLNPLGLDKRKSDILEESVDVDCTKPLVKQQSATFPKNSALKQDVKRTFASSSQSSNLSKFHKRPHRIQKARKSIAQSGVNACNQNGSPHKNVTVKSSTDQKPKYFHQAAKEKSNARANSSYLYRHKYENYRMIKKSDPHNPDTKRPDHKRVAVKRVVKASKKESSGGEDLDSYPDFLHKMTVVVLQKLNSAEKKDSYETEDDSSWDNVELGDYTTQAMEGEAYSGLSQEHVNLLPLFKSKMESQGPGDSAALSYNQNDGFYFEYYEDGGTNSFLHEIHDPQHLENAETPLSKHNSVFHWTDLSLEKKSCPYCPATFETGVGLSNHVRGHLHRAGLSYEARHVVSPEQIATSDKMQHFKRTGAATPVKRVRKAVEKAETTSEHTCQLCGGWFDTKIGLSNHVRGHLKRLGKTKWDAHKSPICVLNEMMQNEEKYEKILKALNSRRIIPRPFVAQKLTSGDDFLSQNVLPLDEYRNGLKTEALSVSASEEEGLSFLNECDETKPELPSGKKNQSLTLIELLRNKRMGEERNSALSPQKIHNQTARKRFVQKCVLPLHEDSPLMYQPQKMDLTMHSALDCKQKKSRSRSGSKKKMLTLPHGADEVYILRCRFCGLVFRGPLSVQEDWIKHLQRHIVNANLPRTGAGMVEVTSLLKKPASITETSFSLLMAEAAS; this comes from the exons aCTAAATGTGTTAAATGATCTTGCCATCAATATGGATGATTTGAAGATAAACACCGATATTACTGGTGCTAAAGAAGAACTCCAAGATGACAGCAATTTTATCTCAGAGAAAGACAGTGGAGTTCATAAACCAAAAGATTGTCAGACATCATTTCAGAAAAACAATTCATTGACTCTGTCTGAAGAATTGTCAGAGGACAAATCAGAAAAAGCCTTAAGTGGAGGCCAGTCTGCTTTGTTTATACCTGCCGGCGCTCCTGCTGTTTCTAGTGAAAACTTTACCTTGCCTACAGGAGCTGTCGTTAATGGACCAGTTTCACGCTCCTCCTTAACAAAGACTTCCAATATGAATGAAGGTAGTGTTTCATTAACCACTGGACAGCCTGTGGATCAGCCAGCAACAGAACCTTGTTCAACGTTGAAGGCAGCAGCTGATCTTCAGCTGTCTGCACCACAAAAAGCAAGTCAACACCAAGTTCTGTTTTTGTTATCAGATGTAGCACATACTAAGAATACAGCCCATTCCATTAAAAAactacctacctctgctttagTTGGTTGTGATGTTCCGAATTCAGTAGGGAGCAGTATGAAGTCAGAGAGCACTTTACTAAATCAAGTAGAGGTGGGTGAGGGTAATGAAGGTGTATTGGTAAAAGATGATTGTGTCAATACATTAGCAGGAATTTCCTCAGGTACAGATGAATTTAGGCCAGAAAATGATACAAACTGGGATCCCCAAAAAGAGTTCATTCAGTTTCTTATGACTAATGAAGAAACAGTGGATAAACCTCCAGTTCTTCCTAAAGTAGTAGGTCTCGAAAAAAAGAGAAAGCGAAAAATGGATGTAAGCAAAATAACTCGTTACACAGAGGGTGGTTTTAGTGATTCTAATTGTGTACCCAATAAATCAAAAGTGCTAGAAGTTGACTTTCTGGGGCAGAATGAGGAGGGACAAGCAATAGATTCACAGAAATACACTTTGTCCAAAGTGAAACCGGAGTCTGCTGACGAAGACTTGGAGTCTGTGGATACTTTTCAGCATCTGGTTTATAACTCAGATAAATGTGGAGAAGATAATTCACCTGCTCATACTCGCACTTTGATTTCAACCACcttgaaaaagaaatgtgaagagaGTGACTGTGAGTCCCCCGCTGCCTTCAGCCCCGAAGAGCCGTCGTTCTACCCCTGCACGAAGTGCAACGTGAACTTCCGGGAGAAGAAGCACTTGCACAGGCACATGATGTACCACCTGGACGGGAACAGCCACTTCCGCCACCTTAACGTCCCGAGGCCGTACGCTTGCAGAGAGTGCGGACGGACGTTCCGGGACCGCAATTCGCTGCTGAAGCATATGATCATTCAccaggaaagaagacagaagcTGATGGAAGAAATTCGTGAACTGAAAGAACTCCAAGATGAAGGAAGAAGTGCGCGATTACAATGCCCTCAGTGTGTGTTTGGTACCAATTGCCCTAAGACGTTTGTGCAACATGCTAAAACGCATGAGAAAGACAAAAggtactattgctgtgaagagtgtAACTTCATGGCCGTGACAGAAAATGAACTGGAATGCCACCGAGGCATTGCCCATGGAGCAGCGGTGAAATGTCCTGTCGTCAGTTCCGATGTAACTcagaggaaaacacaaaaaaagacttTGATGAAAGACTCTGTTACAGGATCGTCCAAAAAGTCAGCTACATACCTATGTAAAATGTGTCCCTTTACCACTTCAGCCAGAAGTATTTTGAAAAAGCACATGGAGTATTTGCATTCCCCCTCGTGTGTTGATTCATTGAATCCTCTTGGACTTGACAAAAGAAAAAGTGACATCCTGGAGGAATCTGTAGATGTCGATTGCACTAAGCCATTAGTTAAACAACAGTCAGCCACATTTCCAAAGAACTCTGCTTTAAAACAAGATGTTAAACGAACATTTGCATCAAGCTCACAATCGAGTAATTTATCAAAATTTCATAAGCGGCCACATAGAATACAAAAAGCCCGGAAAAGTATTGCCCAGTCTGGTGTAAATGCATGCAATCAAAACGGCTCTCCTCACAAGAATGTTACGGTTAAAAGCAGCACTGACCAAAAGCCAAAGTATTTCCATcaagcagcaaaagaaaaatctaatgCCAGGGCAAATAGCAGTTATTTATATAGACACAAGTATGAAAACTACAGGATGATCAAAAAATCAG acCCTCATAACCCAGACACCAAAAGGCCAGATCACAAGCGTGTAGCCGTAAAAAGAGTAGTTAAGGCTTCCAAGAAGGAAAGTTCTGGTGGAGAAGACTTGGATAGCTATCCTGATTTTCTGCATAAAATgactgttgttgttttgcaaaAGCTTAACTCTGCTGAAAAGAAAGATAGTTATGAAACGGAAGATGACAGTTCCTGGGACAATGTGGAGCTAGGTGATTACACTACACAGGCCATGGAAGGGGAAGCCTACAGTGGTCTTAGTCAGGAGCATGTGAACTTGTTGCCCCTATTTAAAAGCAAGATGGAAAGCCAAGGTCCTGGAGACAGTGCTGCCCTCAGTTACAATCAGAACGACGGCTTTTATTTTGAGTACTATGAAGACGGGGGCACCAACAGCTTTTTACACGAGATACACGATCCTCAGCATTTGGAAAACGCAGAAACGCCTTTGTCAAAGCATAACTCGGTTTTTCACTGGACTGATTTGTCCCTCGAGAAGAAGTCTTGTCCTTATTGCCCAGCAACATTTGAAACAGGTGTTGGGCTGTCCAACCACGTCCGAGGACACCTTCATAGAGCAGGGTTAAGCTATGAAGCCCGGCACGTTGTGTCACCAGAACAAATAGCCACAAGTGACAAAATGCAGCATTTCAAAAGGACTGGCGCAGCGACGCCTGTGAAGCGAGTTAGAAAAG CTGTAGAGAAGGCTGAGACTACTTCTGAACACACTTGTCAGCTCTGTGGTGGTTGGTTTGACACAAAGATTGGGTTATCAAATCATGTCAGAGGCCATCTGAAAAGACTTGGGAAAACTAAGTGGGATGCTCACAAATCTCCAATCTGTGTTCTGAATGAGATGATGCAGAATGAAGAGAAGTATGAAAAGATTTTAAAGGCACTGAACAGTCGTCGCATTATTCCCAGACCATTTGTAGCTCAGAAACTCACATCAGGTGATGACTTCCTGTCTCAGAATGTTTTACCTCTTGATGAATATCGTAATGGCCTAAAGACAGAGGCTCTGTCAGTGTCTGCATCAGAGGAAGAAGGCCTGAGTTTCCTAAATGAATGTGACGAAACAAAACCTGAACTGCCCAGTGGAAAAAAGAACCAGTCTCTCACACTGATAGAACTTCTTAGAAACAAAAGAATGGGTGAAGAAAGGAATTCTGCTCTTTCTCCTCAGAAGATCCATAACCAGACAGCAAGAAAGAGATTTGTCCAGAAATGTGTTCTTCCATTACATGAAGACAGTCCCTTGATGTATCAACCACAAAAAATGGACTTGACTATGCACTCAG